A single genomic interval of Streptomyces sp. 1222.5 harbors:
- a CDS encoding VOC family protein yields MLGTEFRTGSPIWIDLGSPDPDEAAAFYGAVFGWRFASAGPEGGGYGFFQKDGATVAGLGPLTEEGARSAWMTYFSTEDAAATARDVASGGGTVRAEPVNMGEASMAQFTDPQGAQFAVLHSRQGLEKASEDDTLVWVELHVGDPAAAIAFYRGLFGWRAEEMRAPGMTYQVLSIKEGDRQESAFGGVAPLQAGQEDARWVPYFAVADVDALVAAVEGNGGTVLMPAATVPDVGRIAWLTDPAGAVFAVLRPDPRQAA; encoded by the coding sequence ATGCTCGGCACAGAATTCCGCACCGGCTCGCCCATCTGGATCGACCTGGGCAGTCCGGACCCGGACGAGGCCGCCGCCTTCTACGGCGCCGTCTTCGGCTGGCGGTTCGCCTCGGCCGGCCCGGAGGGCGGCGGTTACGGCTTCTTCCAGAAGGACGGCGCGACCGTGGCCGGCCTCGGACCGCTGACCGAGGAGGGCGCCCGGTCCGCGTGGATGACGTACTTCAGCACCGAGGACGCCGCGGCGACCGCGCGTGACGTGGCGTCCGGCGGCGGCACGGTCCGTGCCGAACCGGTGAACATGGGCGAGGCGTCCATGGCCCAGTTCACCGACCCGCAGGGCGCGCAGTTCGCCGTACTGCACTCCCGGCAGGGCCTGGAGAAGGCCTCCGAGGACGACACGCTGGTCTGGGTCGAGCTGCACGTGGGCGACCCGGCGGCGGCGATCGCCTTCTACCGCGGCCTGTTCGGCTGGCGGGCCGAGGAGATGCGGGCGCCCGGGATGACGTACCAGGTGCTCAGCATCAAGGAGGGCGACCGGCAGGAGAGCGCCTTCGGGGGCGTGGCCCCGCTCCAGGCCGGCCAGGAGGACGCGCGCTGGGTGCCGTACTTCGCCGTCGCCGACGTGGACGCCCTCGTGGCCGCCGTGGAGGGCAACGGCGGGACGGTGCTGATGCCGGCGGCGACCGTCCCGGACGTCGGCCGCATCGCCTGGCTGACCGATCCGGCCGGGGCGGTGTTCGCCGTGCTCAGGCCGGATCCGCGCCAGGCGGCCTGA
- a CDS encoding serine/threonine-protein kinase, producing MRSPDPGDPPAVGGYPLLARLGAGGMGQVFLSRTPSGRALALKTVRAEFGDDPGFEQRFAREIASSDRVRSPWTVSVVDFSPPGQRPQWLATEYVAAPSLAEWVRRHGPLPEPALRALGAELADALRAVHRAGLVHRDVKPSNVLLARHHPRLIDFGIARAVDDTRHTRTGGVIGSPGYLAPEQITGGVSAEPGDVFALGGVLVYAATGAGPFLHPGEDPSAAGLLYRVVHERPDLSAVPPALAGLLTACLHKSPAERPTAGELLDRLGGTRWADAPPAGLEPELERREAELRETLERPPVRPPVPGGAPAAMGGMPSAPAGFGPPVPVPAPAGHPYPGAAPVHRARPRAAVAGVVAVAVVAVVAAVVTHTGGGSGGNGGHRPSSSPGVSASVAALPASWYGTWKGRGPGSGAADGVLHAPTSGVSVTLTLHAAKRGELVGRQVSRISEAGTGREVGCTETLLLREVHRDSMVFEAATGKPTDPSSGVLCGRGNVYSLGMSGSGTLTLDAEGAQAEGSPKTLTRTS from the coding sequence ATGAGAAGCCCGGATCCCGGCGATCCGCCGGCTGTCGGGGGGTATCCGCTGCTCGCGCGGCTCGGGGCCGGTGGCATGGGGCAGGTCTTCCTCTCCCGCACCCCGTCCGGCCGGGCGCTGGCGCTCAAGACGGTGCGTGCCGAGTTCGGCGACGACCCGGGCTTCGAGCAGCGCTTCGCCCGGGAGATCGCCAGCAGCGACCGCGTGCGCTCGCCGTGGACCGTCTCCGTCGTGGACTTCAGCCCGCCCGGGCAGCGGCCCCAGTGGCTGGCCACGGAGTACGTCGCTGCTCCCTCCCTCGCGGAGTGGGTGCGGCGCCACGGACCGCTGCCCGAGCCCGCGCTGCGGGCGCTCGGTGCCGAACTCGCCGACGCGTTGCGGGCGGTGCACCGGGCCGGCCTCGTCCACCGGGACGTCAAGCCGTCCAACGTGCTGCTCGCCCGGCACCACCCGCGGCTCATCGACTTCGGCATCGCCCGCGCGGTCGACGACACACGGCACACCCGCACGGGCGGAGTCATCGGCTCACCCGGTTACCTCGCGCCGGAGCAGATCACCGGCGGCGTCTCGGCCGAGCCCGGTGACGTCTTCGCGCTCGGCGGGGTCCTGGTGTACGCGGCGACCGGCGCGGGGCCCTTCCTGCACCCCGGTGAGGACCCCTCGGCGGCCGGGCTGCTGTACCGGGTCGTGCACGAACGCCCCGACCTGTCCGCCGTACCGCCCGCCCTGGCCGGGCTGCTGACCGCCTGTCTGCACAAGTCGCCCGCCGAACGGCCCACCGCCGGGGAACTCCTCGACCGGCTCGGCGGCACCCGCTGGGCGGACGCCCCGCCGGCCGGCCTGGAGCCCGAACTGGAGCGCCGGGAAGCGGAGTTGCGGGAGACTCTCGAGCGTCCACCCGTGCGTCCCCCGGTCCCGGGAGGGGCGCCGGCGGCCATGGGCGGGATGCCCTCGGCGCCGGCCGGCTTCGGGCCGCCCGTCCCGGTGCCGGCTCCGGCCGGGCACCCGTACCCCGGCGCCGCTCCCGTCCACCGCGCGCGGCCGCGTGCCGCCGTGGCCGGCGTCGTCGCGGTAGCGGTCGTGGCCGTCGTCGCCGCCGTCGTCACGCACACGGGCGGCGGCTCCGGCGGGAACGGCGGGCACCGGCCCTCATCCAGCCCCGGCGTCTCCGCTTCCGTCGCCGCCCTGCCCGCCTCCTGGTACGGCACCTGGAAGGGCAGGGGGCCGGGCAGCGGCGCGGCCGACGGCGTCCTGCACGCACCGACCAGCGGTGTCTCCGTCACCCTGACCCTGCACGCGGCGAAGCGGGGCGAGCTGGTCGGGCGGCAGGTCAGCAGGATCAGCGAGGCCGGCACCGGCCGGGAGGTCGGCTGCACCGAGACACTGCTCCTGCGCGAGGTCCACCGTGACTCCATGGTGTTCGAGGCCGCCACGGGCAAACCCACGGATCCGTCGTCCGGCGTGCTGTGCGGCCGCGGAAACGTCTACAGCCTCGGCATGAGCGGGTCCGGCACCCTCACCCTGGACGCCGAGGGCGCGCAGGCCGAGGGATCGCCGAAGACGCTGACCCGGACCTCCTAG
- a CDS encoding MIP/aquaporin family protein, protein MAVEIPSLIKPSRLRSRGGLLGECLAEFLGTFVLISFGCGVVAMAVAALPGSGRAATTTTIFLAAGDWLLITWGWAMAVMLGVYVAGGVSGAHLNPAVTLAMAVRRGFSWAKVLPFILSQVIGAFTGAALVYLVYHNAIDAFDATVQGPKVNGHTNATFSIFATFPAPYFHGGVWGPLIDQIAGTAFLLMGIAAVLDIRNQAVKANLAPLIVGFIVAAIGMSYGANAGYAINPARDLGPRLFTYAAGWDSLAFPGSVSGAFSAYWWIPIVGPLIGGVIGILVYDLFIGDVLVVRDEMARLPEPGRSRPVKSVDEDEEF, encoded by the coding sequence ATGGCTGTCGAAATCCCTTCGCTCATCAAGCCGTCCCGGCTCAGAAGCCGGGGAGGGCTGCTGGGCGAGTGCCTGGCGGAGTTCCTCGGGACCTTCGTCCTCATCTCCTTCGGCTGTGGCGTGGTCGCCATGGCGGTCGCCGCGCTGCCCGGCTCCGGCCGTGCCGCGACCACGACCACGATCTTCCTGGCGGCCGGTGACTGGCTGCTGATCACCTGGGGCTGGGCCATGGCCGTCATGCTCGGCGTGTACGTCGCCGGCGGCGTCAGCGGCGCCCATCTCAATCCGGCGGTGACCCTCGCCATGGCCGTGCGCCGCGGCTTTTCCTGGGCCAAGGTCCTGCCGTTCATCCTCTCGCAGGTCATCGGCGCGTTCACCGGCGCGGCACTGGTCTACCTCGTCTACCACAACGCGATCGACGCCTTCGACGCCACCGTCCAGGGACCGAAGGTGAACGGGCACACGAACGCTACGTTCTCCATCTTCGCGACCTTCCCGGCCCCGTACTTCCACGGCGGCGTCTGGGGGCCCCTGATCGACCAGATCGCCGGTACGGCCTTCCTGCTGATGGGGATCGCCGCCGTCCTCGACATCCGTAACCAGGCCGTCAAGGCCAACCTCGCGCCGCTCATCGTGGGCTTCATCGTCGCCGCGATCGGCATGTCGTACGGCGCGAACGCGGGCTACGCCATCAATCCCGCCCGTGACTTGGGGCCGCGCCTGTTCACCTACGCGGCGGGCTGGGACAGCCTGGCGTTCCCAGGGAGTGTCTCCGGCGCGTTCAGCGCCTACTGGTGGATCCCGATCGTCGGGCCGTTGATCGGCGGTGTCATCGGCATCCTGGTCTATGACCTGTTCATCGGTGACGTGCTGGTCGTCCGCGACGAGATGGCCCGCCTCCCCGAGCCGGGCCGGTCCCGCCCGGTGAAGTCGGTCGACGAGGACGAGGAGTTCTGA
- a CDS encoding SDR family NAD(P)-dependent oxidoreductase, with amino-acid sequence MSSIAIVGAGPGLGAAVARRFGREGYDVALVARDRRRLDELVGGLADEGVTAHGFPADVRRPEELVAALDAADRALGTVEVLQYSPVPHRDFMRPVLDTGHRDLVGPIEFSVYGPVAAVQQVLPGMRRLGRGTILFVNGGSAAVPHPERAGTSIAFAAESAYGHLLHDRLAGEGIHVAQLVIPGAIVAGHTRKDPVVLAETLWGMHQDRHGFRHYADDLDS; translated from the coding sequence ATGAGCAGCATCGCGATCGTCGGGGCCGGGCCCGGACTGGGGGCCGCCGTCGCACGCCGGTTCGGGCGGGAGGGGTACGACGTCGCCCTCGTCGCCCGTGACCGGCGGCGGCTGGACGAGCTCGTCGGCGGCCTCGCGGACGAGGGCGTCACCGCGCACGGGTTCCCGGCCGACGTGCGCAGGCCGGAGGAACTGGTCGCGGCCCTGGACGCCGCCGACCGCGCGCTCGGCACCGTCGAGGTGCTGCAGTACAGCCCCGTCCCGCACCGCGACTTCATGCGGCCCGTGCTGGACACGGGACACCGGGACCTCGTGGGGCCGATCGAGTTCTCCGTGTACGGACCCGTCGCCGCCGTGCAGCAGGTGCTGCCCGGAATGCGCCGGCTCGGGCGCGGGACCATCCTGTTCGTCAACGGGGGCAGCGCCGCCGTGCCGCACCCCGAGCGGGCCGGCACCTCGATCGCCTTCGCCGCGGAGAGCGCCTACGGGCATCTGCTCCACGACCGGCTGGCGGGCGAGGGCATCCACGTCGCCCAGCTGGTGATCCCCGGCGCGATCGTGGCCGGACACACCCGCAAGGACCCCGTGGTGCTCGCGGAGACCCTGTGGGGCATGCACCAGGACCGGCACGGGTTCCGGCACTACGCGGACGACCTCGACAGCTGA
- a CDS encoding DUF4328 domain-containing protein: MTEHVNKQAAQLPAFRPVRPSARLAVGGLLLAGAAWAMRAVWEFRLSLAGEPASGPPDQGEGVHRPLNALENSYHAVSSLAGGAVVVCGLLFVSWLWLLRDNARALSGQPPRYLGIWVVLGWFFPLVSFWFPRGIVVDAFRAGEPGRKVPVSVEVWWGLWLIGMVSGVGIVARDTTDELIARAYTEVWPLLASDVAVIGAAVAGVFAVLAVSRSQEARIRAARAVPSAAAVGTRAPA, translated from the coding sequence GTGACCGAACATGTGAACAAGCAGGCTGCTCAGCTCCCCGCCTTCCGGCCGGTCCGGCCGTCGGCGCGGCTGGCGGTCGGGGGACTGCTGCTCGCCGGGGCCGCCTGGGCGATGCGGGCCGTGTGGGAGTTCCGGCTCTCCCTGGCCGGGGAGCCGGCCTCCGGACCGCCGGACCAGGGCGAGGGCGTGCACCGGCCGCTCAACGCGCTGGAGAACTCGTACCACGCCGTCAGCTCGCTCGCCGGTGGTGCCGTCGTCGTCTGCGGGCTGCTCTTCGTGTCCTGGCTGTGGCTGCTGCGGGACAACGCGCGCGCCCTGTCGGGGCAGCCGCCCCGCTACCTCGGGATCTGGGTGGTCCTCGGATGGTTCTTCCCGCTCGTCAGCTTCTGGTTCCCGCGGGGCATCGTCGTCGACGCGTTCCGGGCCGGCGAGCCCGGCCGGAAGGTGCCCGTCTCCGTCGAGGTGTGGTGGGGGCTGTGGCTGATCGGCATGGTCAGCGGCGTCGGCATCGTGGCCCGCGACACCACCGACGAGCTCATCGCCCGCGCCTACACCGAGGTCTGGCCGCTGCTCGCGAGTGACGTGGCCGTGATCGGCGCCGCCGTCGCCGGCGTGTTCGCGGTCCTCGCCGTCAGCCGCTCCCAGGAGGCCCGCATCCGAGCCGCCCGGGCGGTCCCGTCCGCCGCGGCCGTCGGCACCCGGGCCCCGGCCTAG
- a CDS encoding AraC family transcriptional regulator gives MVTSMNGVEVTGQRPLEFVTEADVVLIGSGVRTRDVVADDRLISRLPLDPSRQLIGAQCSGALVLARLGLLNGMPACTDRTSRPFVEARGVTVLDAPFHSEGNIATAGGCLASQHLAAWVIDRTLGTDAARDVLDYVAPVGENDETVERALRAVDMGRTALR, from the coding sequence GTGGTCACCTCCATGAACGGCGTCGAGGTGACCGGGCAGCGCCCGCTGGAGTTCGTCACCGAGGCCGACGTGGTGCTGATCGGCAGCGGGGTGCGGACCCGGGACGTCGTCGCCGACGACCGGCTGATCTCCCGGCTGCCGCTCGACCCGTCGCGCCAGCTGATCGGCGCCCAGTGCTCCGGCGCGCTCGTCCTCGCCCGGCTGGGGCTGCTGAACGGCATGCCCGCCTGCACGGACCGGACGAGCCGGCCCTTCGTCGAGGCCCGGGGCGTCACCGTGCTGGACGCGCCGTTCCACTCGGAGGGGAACATCGCCACCGCGGGCGGCTGCCTGGCGTCGCAGCACCTCGCCGCCTGGGTGATCGACCGGACGCTCGGGACGGACGCCGCGCGGGACGTCCTGGACTACGTGGCCCCCGTCGGCGAGAACGACGAGACGGTGGAGCGCGCCCTGCGTGCCGTCGACATGGGCCGGACCGCCCTGCGCTGA
- a CDS encoding DUF6445 family protein, which translates to MPPQPPPRMPAALPVLPYRKPTKGRDYWVLDDVLPGVDAVRERCLAKDDWVKGHPYTSETWPGLRAMPGLEPGELARVERLVKSATGAEELWVQRAPGGGTLNHNCVQVVGEGESEPRPHTDSRALCRYAAVLYLNPDVPKDCGTSFYRQHLPGGRLGGNVVQAPHTNLVEALGTRFVTPDAFEEDVRVPHRYNRLLLYNANLVHSATGYFGRTLEEKRMTAVFFWMA; encoded by the coding sequence ATGCCCCCGCAGCCACCTCCCCGGATGCCGGCAGCGCTGCCCGTGCTGCCCTACCGCAAGCCCACCAAGGGACGCGACTACTGGGTGCTGGACGACGTCCTGCCCGGCGTCGACGCCGTACGGGAGCGGTGCCTGGCCAAGGACGACTGGGTGAAGGGCCACCCGTACACCTCCGAGACCTGGCCGGGCCTGCGAGCCATGCCGGGCCTGGAGCCGGGCGAACTCGCCCGGGTGGAAAGGCTGGTGAAGTCGGCCACCGGCGCCGAAGAGCTGTGGGTGCAGCGGGCGCCCGGCGGCGGGACCCTCAACCACAACTGCGTGCAGGTGGTCGGCGAGGGCGAGAGCGAGCCCCGCCCGCACACCGACTCGCGGGCGCTGTGCCGGTACGCGGCCGTGCTCTATCTCAACCCGGACGTGCCCAAGGACTGCGGCACCAGCTTCTACCGCCAGCATCTGCCCGGCGGACGGCTCGGCGGCAACGTCGTCCAAGCCCCCCACACCAACCTCGTCGAGGCGCTCGGCACCCGCTTCGTCACCCCGGACGCCTTCGAGGAGGACGTCCGCGTCCCGCACCGGTACAACCGCCTGCTCCTCTACAACGCCAACCTCGTGCACAGCGCGACCGGCTACTTCGGCCGGACGCTGGAGGAGAAGCGCATGACGGCGGTCTTCTTCTGGATGGCCTGA
- a CDS encoding DUF4142 domain-containing protein yields the protein MALTLAALAYPSMLGLSTTATAQDRIIANTQWGPLTEQDRDFVVKVRAAGLWEYPLGQIGLQKGASKGVKTASEHLVDGHAALDASCRKIAPMLNITLPNVASPQQEGFVTQLKGETGKQFDTDFANILRMTHGSIFNAIAKIRSTTKNSLVRALADQANDTVLDHMTVMEKTGLVDFDQTLFNQTTPPKLPSSDLTPPAPPAGQPEIVLTPPPTATSTPLDLSGAIGGGANPGTTPAPNPSPTVG from the coding sequence ATGGCCCTCACCCTCGCGGCACTCGCCTACCCGAGCATGCTCGGTCTGAGCACGACGGCCACCGCCCAGGACCGCATCATCGCCAACACCCAGTGGGGACCGCTCACCGAGCAGGACCGGGACTTCGTGGTGAAGGTGCGGGCGGCCGGGCTGTGGGAGTACCCGCTCGGGCAGATCGGCCTGCAGAAGGGCGCCTCCAAGGGGGTCAAGACGGCCAGCGAGCACCTGGTCGACGGGCACGCGGCACTCGACGCCTCCTGCCGCAAGATCGCGCCCATGCTGAACATCACGCTGCCCAATGTGGCGAGTCCGCAGCAGGAGGGCTTCGTCACCCAGCTGAAGGGCGAGACGGGCAAGCAGTTCGACACCGACTTCGCCAACATCCTGCGCATGACGCACGGTTCGATCTTCAACGCCATCGCGAAGATCCGCTCCACGACCAAGAACTCGCTGGTCCGTGCGCTCGCCGACCAGGCGAACGACACGGTGCTGGACCACATGACGGTGATGGAGAAGACCGGTCTGGTCGACTTCGACCAGACCCTCTTCAACCAGACCACCCCGCCGAAGCTGCCCTCCTCCGACCTCACTCCGCCGGCGCCGCCCGCGGGCCAGCCGGAGATCGTGCTCACGCCGCCGCCGACCGCCACGTCCACCCCGCTGGACCTGAGCGGCGCCATCGGCGGCGGCGCGAACCCCGGCACCACCCCGGCACCCAACCCCAGCCCGACCGTGGGCTAG
- a CDS encoding alpha-amylase family glycosyl hydrolase translates to MADLSSRNPDWWRQAVVYQVYPRSFADADGDGLGDLRGVARRLNHLATLGVDALWLSPFYPSELADGGYDVADHRDVDPRLGTLDDFDALVGEAHRLGLKVVVDLVPNHTSHLHPWFQEALRSAPGSPARARYVFRPGRGPHGELPPTDWQSVFGGSAWRRTPDGEWYLHLFAPEQPDLDWGNEEVRADFRATLRFWSERGVDGFRVDVAHGLAKDLAEPLRDIGGIGATGEEALLRVAPGSHPYWDRDEVHEIYRDWRTVLDAYSPPRTAVAEAWVPGGRRALYARPGELDQAFNFEYLETGWDAGELRQVITESLAAARAVGASATWVLSNHDVVRHASRLMLPPGTDPGAWLLSGGNAPAIDTESGLRRARAATLLMLALPGSSYLYQGEELGLPEVADLPTEVLRDPIWEQTGHVRKGRDGCRVPLPWTTDGPSYGFGTGGAWLPQPPSFASYAVDAQDGTEGSTLELYRTALRMRRKLLEGETLTWTADAPDGVLDFTRTEAWRCVTNTTPAPVPLPAGEVLLSSTQLPGGGILPPDATVWLA, encoded by the coding sequence ATGGCAGACCTCTCGTCCAGGAACCCCGACTGGTGGCGCCAGGCCGTCGTCTACCAGGTCTATCCGCGCAGCTTCGCCGACGCCGACGGCGACGGCCTCGGCGACCTCCGGGGTGTCGCCCGGCGCCTGAACCACCTCGCCACGCTCGGCGTCGACGCGCTGTGGCTGAGCCCCTTCTACCCCTCCGAACTGGCCGACGGCGGCTACGACGTCGCCGACCACCGGGACGTCGACCCGCGCCTAGGCACCCTGGACGACTTCGACGCGCTGGTCGGCGAGGCCCACCGGCTCGGCCTGAAGGTCGTCGTCGACCTCGTCCCCAACCACACCTCCCATCTGCACCCCTGGTTCCAGGAGGCCCTGCGGTCCGCCCCCGGCTCCCCGGCCCGGGCCCGCTACGTCTTCCGTCCCGGCCGCGGCCCGCACGGCGAGCTCCCGCCCACCGACTGGCAGTCCGTCTTCGGGGGCAGCGCCTGGCGGCGCACCCCGGACGGCGAGTGGTACCTGCACCTCTTCGCCCCCGAGCAGCCCGACCTCGACTGGGGCAACGAGGAGGTCCGCGCCGACTTCCGGGCCACCCTGCGCTTCTGGTCCGAGCGGGGCGTCGACGGCTTCCGCGTCGACGTCGCCCACGGCCTGGCCAAGGACCTCGCCGAACCGCTGCGGGACATCGGCGGCATCGGCGCCACCGGCGAGGAGGCCCTGCTGCGCGTCGCTCCGGGCAGCCACCCGTACTGGGACCGCGACGAGGTGCACGAGATCTACCGCGACTGGCGCACGGTCCTCGACGCGTACAGCCCGCCGCGCACCGCCGTCGCCGAGGCCTGGGTACCGGGCGGCCGCCGCGCCCTGTACGCCCGCCCCGGCGAACTCGACCAGGCCTTCAACTTCGAGTACCTGGAGACCGGCTGGGACGCCGGGGAGTTGCGGCAGGTCATCACGGAGTCGCTGGCCGCGGCCCGTGCCGTCGGCGCCTCCGCGACCTGGGTGCTCTCCAACCACGACGTCGTCCGCCACGCCTCCCGGCTGATGCTGCCGCCCGGCACCGACCCGGGAGCCTGGCTGCTGTCGGGCGGCAACGCGCCCGCGATCGACACGGAGTCCGGTCTGCGCCGGGCCCGGGCCGCGACGCTGCTGATGCTGGCGCTGCCCGGATCGTCGTACCTCTACCAGGGTGAGGAGCTGGGCCTGCCCGAGGTGGCCGACCTGCCCACCGAGGTCCTGCGGGACCCGATCTGGGAGCAGACCGGCCATGTCCGCAAGGGCCGCGACGGCTGCCGGGTGCCGCTGCCGTGGACGACGGACGGACCGTCGTACGGCTTCGGGACCGGCGGCGCCTGGCTGCCGCAGCCGCCGTCCTTCGCGTCGTACGCCGTCGACGCGCAGGACGGCACGGAGGGCTCCACCCTGGAGCTGTACCGCACCGCCCTGCGCATGCGCCGCAAGCTGCTGGAGGGGGAGACGCTGACCTGGACGGCCGACGCCCCCGACGGGGTCCTGGACTTCACCCGCACCGAGGCCTGGCGCTGTGTCACCAATACGACCCCCGCCCCGGTGCCGCTGCCGGCGGGCGAGGTCCTGCTGAGCAGCACGCAGCTGCCCGGAGGCGGGATCCTGCCGCCGGACGCCACGGTCTGGCTCGCCTAG
- a CDS encoding nucleoside hydrolase, protein MTGQPIPVIIDCDTGVDDALALLFAVRHPGLDLRAVTCVAGNTDVDGVVRNTLTVLERAGAPDIPVGRGAERPLLEPARSARHVHGSDGMGDLGLPAPTRAPAAEDAVTLLRREILASPRPVTLIPTAPLTNIALLLRTHPEVTRNIERIVFMGGAVATGNATPVAEFNVWHDPEAAAVLLTAGVPITMYGLDVFMRVVVPAGEVHRLRASTEPGTRLAGDLLAHRPTTQGEEPEAEEAGGLGDAGAVCAVADPQGLTTRLLPVEVSLAPGPSRGQTIVDRRPRPGESEIHEGRREQALVDVALEVDVERWVKLYLETVERP, encoded by the coding sequence GTGACCGGTCAGCCCATCCCCGTGATCATCGACTGCGACACCGGCGTCGACGACGCCCTGGCCCTGCTGTTCGCCGTACGCCACCCGGGCCTGGACCTCCGGGCGGTGACCTGCGTGGCCGGGAACACGGACGTCGACGGGGTGGTCCGCAACACCCTGACCGTGCTGGAGCGGGCGGGCGCGCCCGACATCCCGGTGGGCCGCGGCGCCGAACGCCCGCTGCTCGAACCGGCCCGCTCCGCCCGCCATGTGCACGGCAGCGACGGCATGGGCGACCTCGGCCTGCCCGCACCCACCAGGGCGCCGGCCGCCGAGGACGCCGTGACCCTGCTGCGCCGCGAGATCCTCGCCTCCCCGCGCCCCGTCACCCTGATCCCGACCGCGCCCCTGACCAACATCGCCCTGCTGCTGCGCACCCACCCCGAGGTGACCCGCAACATCGAGCGGATCGTGTTCATGGGCGGTGCGGTGGCCACCGGCAACGCCACACCGGTCGCCGAGTTCAACGTCTGGCACGACCCGGAGGCAGCGGCGGTCCTGCTCACCGCCGGGGTACCGATCACGATGTACGGCCTGGACGTCTTCATGCGGGTCGTCGTCCCCGCCGGCGAGGTGCACCGGCTGCGCGCGAGCACCGAGCCCGGCACCCGACTGGCCGGCGACCTGCTCGCGCACCGGCCCACCACCCAGGGCGAGGAGCCGGAGGCGGAGGAGGCGGGCGGCCTCGGCGACGCGGGCGCGGTGTGCGCGGTGGCCGACCCACAGGGCCTCACCACGCGCCTGCTCCCGGTCGAGGTCTCCCTCGCCCCGGGCCCGTCCCGCGGCCAGACGATCGTGGACCGCCGGCCGCGCCCCGGAGAGTCCGAGATCCACGAGGGCCGCCGTGAACAGGCTCTGGTGGACGTGGCGTTGGAGGTGGACGTGGAGCGCTGGGTGAAGCTGTACCTGGAGACGGTGGAACGCCCTTAG
- the thrS gene encoding threonine--tRNA ligase: MNDPLPDHRRLGRELGLFGTDPLMGAGLPYWLPDGAVVRHTLEEYVREEERAAGYRHVYSPALGKRELYELSGHWEHYSDDMFPPMRLGAEEAVLRPSLCPHHALIYRSRPHSHHELPLRIAELGTMYRAELSGVLGGLTRVRAIQLNDAHVFCTPDQVVDEARAALELIARAYADLGIEAVRHRLSLPGRDGKYVADPGLWSRATALLREVLAEAGVAYEEAEGEAAFYGPKIDVQIADPAGRESTLSTVQIDFHQPARFDLRYTGADGARHRPVMVHRSVIGSVERAVAHLIEAHGGAFPAWLAPVQLVVLPVAEEQAEQAAALVRQAVARGLRAELAGPGHGTLAARVRAARLVPYQAVIGSREAGSGLAALRLRDGRRVGALPVADLLGRIAGRVAARGTALWE; encoded by the coding sequence ATGAACGACCCGCTGCCCGACCACCGCCGCCTCGGACGCGAACTCGGCCTCTTCGGCACCGACCCGCTGATGGGCGCCGGCCTGCCCTACTGGCTGCCCGACGGGGCGGTCGTCCGGCACACCCTGGAGGAGTACGTCCGGGAGGAGGAACGCGCCGCCGGCTACCGCCACGTGTACTCGCCCGCGCTCGGCAAACGGGAGCTGTACGAACTCTCGGGGCACTGGGAGCACTACAGCGACGACATGTTCCCGCCGATGAGGCTCGGCGCGGAGGAGGCCGTCCTGCGCCCGAGCCTCTGCCCCCACCACGCCCTGATCTACCGCTCCCGCCCGCACAGCCACCACGAACTGCCGCTGCGCATCGCCGAGCTGGGCACCATGTACCGCGCCGAGCTGTCCGGCGTCCTGGGCGGCCTCACCCGGGTCCGCGCGATCCAGCTCAACGACGCGCACGTCTTCTGCACCCCCGACCAGGTCGTCGACGAGGCCCGCGCCGCCCTGGAGCTGATCGCCCGCGCCTACGCCGACCTGGGCATCGAGGCCGTGCGCCACCGCCTCTCGCTGCCCGGCCGGGACGGCAAGTACGTCGCCGACCCCGGGCTGTGGAGCCGGGCGACCGCGCTGCTGAGGGAGGTCCTCGCCGAGGCCGGGGTGGCGTACGAGGAGGCGGAGGGCGAGGCCGCCTTCTACGGCCCCAAGATCGACGTGCAGATCGCGGACCCGGCGGGCCGCGAGTCCACCCTGTCCACCGTGCAGATCGACTTCCACCAGCCGGCCCGCTTCGACCTGCGCTACACCGGCGCCGACGGCGCCAGGCACCGCCCGGTGATGGTCCACCGCAGCGTCATCGGCAGCGTCGAGCGGGCGGTGGCCCATCTGATCGAGGCGCACGGCGGCGCCTTCCCGGCCTGGCTGGCGCCCGTCCAGCTGGTCGTGCTGCCGGTCGCGGAGGAGCAGGCGGAGCAGGCGGCGGCCCTGGTCCGGCAGGCCGTCGCGCGGGGCCTGCGCGCCGAACTCGCCGGCCCCGGACACGGCACCCTGGCCGCCCGCGTCCGCGCGGCCCGCCTGGTGCCGTACCAGGCGGTGATCGGCTCCCGGGAGGCCGGGAGCGGCCTGGCCGCCCTGCGTCTGCGGGACGGCCGCCGCGTCGGCGCGCTGCCCGTGGCGGACCTGCTCGGCCGGATCGCCGGCCGGGTCGCCGCCCGCGGCACCGCCCTGTGGGAGTGA